The sequence CGCACTCGGTACAGACGAAAAAGCGCGTCTCGGATTCGTCCGCCGCGCGGATCTGTTGCATGTACCAGTAGGCGCGGTCGTTACCACACTCCGGACACCGGGCGTCGGTCGTCGGGAGCCCGGAGTCACCCTCCCCGGTCTCGATGATCTCGCTGACCTCCTGTTCCTCCGAGATGACGTACTCGGCGTCGGGGTCCTTGACTTGCGTGTTCCCACAGTTACTGCACTCCCAGAC is a genomic window of Halanaeroarchaeum sp. HSR-CO containing:
- a CDS encoding transcription factor S; amino-acid sequence: MEFCDECGSMMRATDGVWECSNCGNTQVKDPDAEYVISEEQEVSEIIETGEGDSGLPTTDARCPECGNDRAYWYMQQIRAADESETRFFVCTECEHKWREDDH